In Apteryx mantelli isolate bAptMan1 chromosome 26, bAptMan1.hap1, whole genome shotgun sequence, a single window of DNA contains:
- the LOC106495565 gene encoding lysophosphatidic acid receptor 6-like isoform X3, which produces MRDDDLRCATLLSIYLYQAQKSESQISSDLTSEICIALAVNHLRDEVNPKTQGPYEVRGILRLVSHVGYPYSPPATEIMADTFWTEGISNETVANASSDFNLEADFQYPLFTVIYSIVFVLGLTENVLALYLLSCKVKHISHSYVYMINLAMVDTLFVCVLPFKIHYHLNQNNWIFGDMACRLTGTLYYINIYLSIAFFTCICVDRYIAVLHPFTYIQIKVTHYVMVVTILWMVAVSVMVPLILGGPLHNDVGNKTACFENFATSSWTYRMASYNILALVFGFVIPFSIILITYPLIAKRISQIKHSIRKRKALRTIYIVLFICTFCFLPYHLTHLLHFLMRIQVIQNEPFTNLIYKMRRVTLALVSFNCCFNPLLYYFTSSSKQWHFNFKLRFRSKIVYTICDQKFGDYSYTYFYKLEQRHGNKNHGDGIN; this is translated from the exons ATGAGAGATGATGACCTGAGATGCG CCACACTGCTCTCCATCTACCTTTACCAAGCACAGAAGTCAGAATCACAGATTTCATCAGACTTAACATCAGAGATTTGTATAGCTTTAGCAGTTAACCACTTGAGAGATGAAGTAAATCCCAAAACTCAAGGACCTTATGAGGTAAGGGGCATTTTAAGACTTGTATCCCATGTTGGATATCCCTACAGTCCTCCTGCAACAGAAATCATGGCAGATACTTTCTGGACTGAAGGAATCTCCAATGAGACAGTTGCCAATGCCAGTTCAGATTTCAACTTGGAAGCAGACTTCCAGTATCCCCTCTTTACTGTCATCTACAGCATTGTCTTTGTGCTGGGACTAACAGAAAATGTCTTAGCTCTGTACCTCTTGTCCTGCAAAGTAAAGCACATCTCTCATTCCTACGTATACATGATTAACCTGGCCATGGTAGACACcctgtttgtttgtgtgttgccttttaaaattcattaccaCCTGAATCAGAACAATTGGATCTTTGGTGACATGGCTTGTAGGCTAACTGGGACTTTGTACTATATCAACATCTATCTAAGCATTGCCTTTTTCACCTGCATTTGTGTCGATCGTTACATTGCAGTGTTGCACCCCTTCACATACATCCAGATCAAAGTCACTCATTATGTGATGGTGGTCACAATCCTTTGGATGGTAGCTGTAAGTGTCATGGTTCCACTCATCCTTGGAGGTCCCCTTCACAACGATGTAGGGAACAAAACAGCATGTTTTGAGAACTTCGCTACCAGTAGCTGGACTTATCGCATGGCATCTTACAACATCCTGGCCTTAGTTTTTGGTTTTGTGATCCCATTTTCCATCATTCTGATCACCTACCCTCTCATTGCCAAGAGGATCTCCCAGATCAAACACAGCATTCGCAAGAGGAAAGCCCTGCGCACTATCTACATCGTCTTGTTCATTTGCACCTTCTGCTTTCTCCCGTATCATCTCACTCACTTGCTCCACTTTTTAATGAGAATCCAGGTCATCCAGAATGAGCCGTTTACCAATTTGATCTACAAAATGCGAAGGGTCACCTTAGCTCTGGTCAGTTTTAACTGTTGCTTCAACCCACTCTTGTACTACTTCACCTCTTCCAGTAAACAATGGCACTTCAACTTCAAGCTCAGATTCAGGTCTAAAATAGTGTACACAATCTGTGACCAGAAATTCGGGGACTACTCTTACACTTACTTTTATAAACTAGAACAGAGACATGGAAATAAAAACCACGGAGATGGAATCAACTGA
- the LOC106495565 gene encoding lysophosphatidic acid receptor 6-like isoform X2 has translation MWQDQIFCGIWVSTATLLSIYLYQAQKSESQISSDLTSEICIALAVNHLRDEVNPKTQGPYEVRGILRLVSHVGYPYSPPATEIMADTFWTEGISNETVANASSDFNLEADFQYPLFTVIYSIVFVLGLTENVLALYLLSCKVKHISHSYVYMINLAMVDTLFVCVLPFKIHYHLNQNNWIFGDMACRLTGTLYYINIYLSIAFFTCICVDRYIAVLHPFTYIQIKVTHYVMVVTILWMVAVSVMVPLILGGPLHNDVGNKTACFENFATSSWTYRMASYNILALVFGFVIPFSIILITYPLIAKRISQIKHSIRKRKALRTIYIVLFICTFCFLPYHLTHLLHFLMRIQVIQNEPFTNLIYKMRRVTLALVSFNCCFNPLLYYFTSSSKQWHFNFKLRFRSKIVYTICDQKFGDYSYTYFYKLEQRHGNKNHGDGIN, from the exons ATGTGGCAAGACCAAATCTTCTGTGGTATCTGGGTGTCTACAG CCACACTGCTCTCCATCTACCTTTACCAAGCACAGAAGTCAGAATCACAGATTTCATCAGACTTAACATCAGAGATTTGTATAGCTTTAGCAGTTAACCACTTGAGAGATGAAGTAAATCCCAAAACTCAAGGACCTTATGAGGTAAGGGGCATTTTAAGACTTGTATCCCATGTTGGATATCCCTACAGTCCTCCTGCAACAGAAATCATGGCAGATACTTTCTGGACTGAAGGAATCTCCAATGAGACAGTTGCCAATGCCAGTTCAGATTTCAACTTGGAAGCAGACTTCCAGTATCCCCTCTTTACTGTCATCTACAGCATTGTCTTTGTGCTGGGACTAACAGAAAATGTCTTAGCTCTGTACCTCTTGTCCTGCAAAGTAAAGCACATCTCTCATTCCTACGTATACATGATTAACCTGGCCATGGTAGACACcctgtttgtttgtgtgttgccttttaaaattcattaccaCCTGAATCAGAACAATTGGATCTTTGGTGACATGGCTTGTAGGCTAACTGGGACTTTGTACTATATCAACATCTATCTAAGCATTGCCTTTTTCACCTGCATTTGTGTCGATCGTTACATTGCAGTGTTGCACCCCTTCACATACATCCAGATCAAAGTCACTCATTATGTGATGGTGGTCACAATCCTTTGGATGGTAGCTGTAAGTGTCATGGTTCCACTCATCCTTGGAGGTCCCCTTCACAACGATGTAGGGAACAAAACAGCATGTTTTGAGAACTTCGCTACCAGTAGCTGGACTTATCGCATGGCATCTTACAACATCCTGGCCTTAGTTTTTGGTTTTGTGATCCCATTTTCCATCATTCTGATCACCTACCCTCTCATTGCCAAGAGGATCTCCCAGATCAAACACAGCATTCGCAAGAGGAAAGCCCTGCGCACTATCTACATCGTCTTGTTCATTTGCACCTTCTGCTTTCTCCCGTATCATCTCACTCACTTGCTCCACTTTTTAATGAGAATCCAGGTCATCCAGAATGAGCCGTTTACCAATTTGATCTACAAAATGCGAAGGGTCACCTTAGCTCTGGTCAGTTTTAACTGTTGCTTCAACCCACTCTTGTACTACTTCACCTCTTCCAGTAAACAATGGCACTTCAACTTCAAGCTCAGATTCAGGTCTAAAATAGTGTACACAATCTGTGACCAGAAATTCGGGGACTACTCTTACACTTACTTTTATAAACTAGAACAGAGACATGGAAATAAAAACCACGGAGATGGAATCAACTGA
- the LOC106495565 gene encoding lysophosphatidic acid receptor 6-like isoform X1, with protein sequence MLVYNLAAAKLQKLMCLSDSFFLSATLLSIYLYQAQKSESQISSDLTSEICIALAVNHLRDEVNPKTQGPYEVRGILRLVSHVGYPYSPPATEIMADTFWTEGISNETVANASSDFNLEADFQYPLFTVIYSIVFVLGLTENVLALYLLSCKVKHISHSYVYMINLAMVDTLFVCVLPFKIHYHLNQNNWIFGDMACRLTGTLYYINIYLSIAFFTCICVDRYIAVLHPFTYIQIKVTHYVMVVTILWMVAVSVMVPLILGGPLHNDVGNKTACFENFATSSWTYRMASYNILALVFGFVIPFSIILITYPLIAKRISQIKHSIRKRKALRTIYIVLFICTFCFLPYHLTHLLHFLMRIQVIQNEPFTNLIYKMRRVTLALVSFNCCFNPLLYYFTSSSKQWHFNFKLRFRSKIVYTICDQKFGDYSYTYFYKLEQRHGNKNHGDGIN encoded by the coding sequence ATGCTGGTATATAATCTAGCTGCTGCTAAACTTCAAAAGCTCATGTGTTTAAGTGATTCATTCTTCCTTTCAGCCACACTGCTCTCCATCTACCTTTACCAAGCACAGAAGTCAGAATCACAGATTTCATCAGACTTAACATCAGAGATTTGTATAGCTTTAGCAGTTAACCACTTGAGAGATGAAGTAAATCCCAAAACTCAAGGACCTTATGAGGTAAGGGGCATTTTAAGACTTGTATCCCATGTTGGATATCCCTACAGTCCTCCTGCAACAGAAATCATGGCAGATACTTTCTGGACTGAAGGAATCTCCAATGAGACAGTTGCCAATGCCAGTTCAGATTTCAACTTGGAAGCAGACTTCCAGTATCCCCTCTTTACTGTCATCTACAGCATTGTCTTTGTGCTGGGACTAACAGAAAATGTCTTAGCTCTGTACCTCTTGTCCTGCAAAGTAAAGCACATCTCTCATTCCTACGTATACATGATTAACCTGGCCATGGTAGACACcctgtttgtttgtgtgttgccttttaaaattcattaccaCCTGAATCAGAACAATTGGATCTTTGGTGACATGGCTTGTAGGCTAACTGGGACTTTGTACTATATCAACATCTATCTAAGCATTGCCTTTTTCACCTGCATTTGTGTCGATCGTTACATTGCAGTGTTGCACCCCTTCACATACATCCAGATCAAAGTCACTCATTATGTGATGGTGGTCACAATCCTTTGGATGGTAGCTGTAAGTGTCATGGTTCCACTCATCCTTGGAGGTCCCCTTCACAACGATGTAGGGAACAAAACAGCATGTTTTGAGAACTTCGCTACCAGTAGCTGGACTTATCGCATGGCATCTTACAACATCCTGGCCTTAGTTTTTGGTTTTGTGATCCCATTTTCCATCATTCTGATCACCTACCCTCTCATTGCCAAGAGGATCTCCCAGATCAAACACAGCATTCGCAAGAGGAAAGCCCTGCGCACTATCTACATCGTCTTGTTCATTTGCACCTTCTGCTTTCTCCCGTATCATCTCACTCACTTGCTCCACTTTTTAATGAGAATCCAGGTCATCCAGAATGAGCCGTTTACCAATTTGATCTACAAAATGCGAAGGGTCACCTTAGCTCTGGTCAGTTTTAACTGTTGCTTCAACCCACTCTTGTACTACTTCACCTCTTCCAGTAAACAATGGCACTTCAACTTCAAGCTCAGATTCAGGTCTAAAATAGTGTACACAATCTGTGACCAGAAATTCGGGGACTACTCTTACACTTACTTTTATAAACTAGAACAGAGACATGGAAATAAAAACCACGGAGATGGAATCAACTGA
- the LOC106495565 gene encoding lysophosphatidic acid receptor 6-like isoform X4, translating to MADTFWTEGISNETVANASSDFNLEADFQYPLFTVIYSIVFVLGLTENVLALYLLSCKVKHISHSYVYMINLAMVDTLFVCVLPFKIHYHLNQNNWIFGDMACRLTGTLYYINIYLSIAFFTCICVDRYIAVLHPFTYIQIKVTHYVMVVTILWMVAVSVMVPLILGGPLHNDVGNKTACFENFATSSWTYRMASYNILALVFGFVIPFSIILITYPLIAKRISQIKHSIRKRKALRTIYIVLFICTFCFLPYHLTHLLHFLMRIQVIQNEPFTNLIYKMRRVTLALVSFNCCFNPLLYYFTSSSKQWHFNFKLRFRSKIVYTICDQKFGDYSYTYFYKLEQRHGNKNHGDGIN from the coding sequence ATGGCAGATACTTTCTGGACTGAAGGAATCTCCAATGAGACAGTTGCCAATGCCAGTTCAGATTTCAACTTGGAAGCAGACTTCCAGTATCCCCTCTTTACTGTCATCTACAGCATTGTCTTTGTGCTGGGACTAACAGAAAATGTCTTAGCTCTGTACCTCTTGTCCTGCAAAGTAAAGCACATCTCTCATTCCTACGTATACATGATTAACCTGGCCATGGTAGACACcctgtttgtttgtgtgttgccttttaaaattcattaccaCCTGAATCAGAACAATTGGATCTTTGGTGACATGGCTTGTAGGCTAACTGGGACTTTGTACTATATCAACATCTATCTAAGCATTGCCTTTTTCACCTGCATTTGTGTCGATCGTTACATTGCAGTGTTGCACCCCTTCACATACATCCAGATCAAAGTCACTCATTATGTGATGGTGGTCACAATCCTTTGGATGGTAGCTGTAAGTGTCATGGTTCCACTCATCCTTGGAGGTCCCCTTCACAACGATGTAGGGAACAAAACAGCATGTTTTGAGAACTTCGCTACCAGTAGCTGGACTTATCGCATGGCATCTTACAACATCCTGGCCTTAGTTTTTGGTTTTGTGATCCCATTTTCCATCATTCTGATCACCTACCCTCTCATTGCCAAGAGGATCTCCCAGATCAAACACAGCATTCGCAAGAGGAAAGCCCTGCGCACTATCTACATCGTCTTGTTCATTTGCACCTTCTGCTTTCTCCCGTATCATCTCACTCACTTGCTCCACTTTTTAATGAGAATCCAGGTCATCCAGAATGAGCCGTTTACCAATTTGATCTACAAAATGCGAAGGGTCACCTTAGCTCTGGTCAGTTTTAACTGTTGCTTCAACCCACTCTTGTACTACTTCACCTCTTCCAGTAAACAATGGCACTTCAACTTCAAGCTCAGATTCAGGTCTAAAATAGTGTACACAATCTGTGACCAGAAATTCGGGGACTACTCTTACACTTACTTTTATAAACTAGAACAGAGACATGGAAATAAAAACCACGGAGATGGAATCAACTGA